In a genomic window of Plectropomus leopardus isolate mb chromosome 6, YSFRI_Pleo_2.0, whole genome shotgun sequence:
- the si:dkey-193c22.1 gene encoding LOW QUALITY PROTEIN: probable isoprenylcysteine alpha-carbonyl methylesterase ICMEL2 (The sequence of the model RefSeq protein was modified relative to this genomic sequence to represent the inferred CDS: inserted 1 base in 1 codon), protein MSGLRCHMSLPVSAGVLLVGLPYSISLAAQWLYGWPNKPGYKKYIEALKPRRIYCLTRAVLETLKYLQYGRLYFQWKSWYKNNENRKHYEKGIVFGRRSNKLDLYHPPDVSRSKDVPAPLVVFIYGGAWGSGDRSIYCLLARRMAEELXATVICPDYFTYPKGNVLGMVQDIADCLVWAQESGHKFNFDKDNIVLIGHSAGAHLCALTTLFLIDAREELFIEASKLRDVTSAIRGVIGLSGVYNIMDHYEHEQRRAVEFVSTMHKAMNGVENFPYYSPTHILNTFSRDQQNRVPPFALLHGTNDIIVPVESSTKFHDLLTSLSIKVSLYLLPRVDHTEIVTDLMASDRHFYHPIYSCIKQEYNKLSGTC, encoded by the exons AT GTCAGGGTTAAGATGTCACATGTCGCTTCCTGTGTCCGCGGGTGTCCTGCTGGTGGGCCTCCCGTACTCCATCTCTCTGGCTGCCCAATGGCTGTATGGCTGGCCCAACAAGCCGGGATATAAGAAGTACATAGAAGCTCTAAAACCAAG GCGAATATACTGTTTGACCAGAGCTGTGCTGGAAACTCTGAAGTATCTACAATATGGGAGGCTTTACTTTCAGTGGAAGTCATGGTACAAGAACAACGAAAACCGAAAGCATTATGAAAAG GGCATCGTATTTGGCCGCAGAAGCAACAAGCTGGACTTGTACCACCCTCCAGACGTGAGCAGGTCTAAAGATGTCCCTGCGCCGCTGGTGGTTTTCATCTACGGAGGTGCGTGGGGCTCCGGAGACAGATCCATTTACTGTTTGCTGGCGAGGCGGATGGCGGAGGAGC ATGCAACTGTCATTTGTCCCGATTACTTCACCTATCCAAAG GGGAACGTTTTAGGGATGGTCCAAGATATTGCTGACTGCTTGGTTTGGGCTCAAGAGAGTGGACACAAGTTCAACTTTGACAAG GACAACATAGTACTAATTGGCCATTCAGCAGGTGCACATTTGTGTGCACTGACCACACTGTTTCTCATTGATGCAAGAGAGGAGCTTTTCATCGAGGCCAGCAAGCTGAGGGACGTTACATCGGCAATAAGAGGAGTTATTG GTCTGAGCGGCGTGTACAACATCATGGACCATTATGAGCACGAGCAGAGGCGAGCGGTCGAGTTTGTCTCCACCATGCACAAAGCCATGAATGGAGTGGAGAACTTTCCGTATTACTCACCAACACACATACTCAACACGTTTAGCCGAGACCAACAAAACAG AGTGCCTCCGTTCGCTTTGCTCCATGGGACCAATGACATTATCGTTCCTGTTGAATCTTCCACAAAGTTTCACGACCTCCTCACCTCGCTGTCCATAAAGGTGTCGCTCTACCTGCTGCCCAGAGTCGACCACACTGAGATAGTCACCGACCTCATGGCGTCAGACCGGCACTTCTACCATCCCATCTACAGCTGCATCAAACAGGAGTACAACAAACTTTCGGGAACCTGCTGA